The sequence CAGATCACCCGCTTCCACTTGCTAATACTGCACTTGGGCAATTATGCACACCGATTTTCTATAGTGTTACCAACGTGGAAAAATATCGACTTTCCTTTTAACCTTGTGCTGAATCAGTTTTCGCTTGCCCATGGTGGAACTTAACCACAATGCAAGTGATGTTGTCGGCACTTCCACGAGAAAAAGCAGTCTCCGCCAACTTTAGAGCTGCAGCCTCAGGTTCTTCTTCTGTTCTTGCTAGAGAAACAGCATCCTAACATGTATAACAAGAACATTCAGTTATCTCAAGAGTAAATATATCAGTTCTACTTGCTTTCATCTcctatacatatatatgttttaGGGTCGTTTGCTTCAACCAAACTAGAGGTGGCCAAAAAAGACTGTTAGACTTTCAAGATTTTTTTCATAGCAATGCTAGTTATCCTTTACCTACACTTTTTGTTTTCTGAACGACGATCATAACTCCATGCAACTTTTGAGTGGATTAATAAATTGGGATCCTTGTATTTGGGATAATACGGATAGGACGCAATTACAGTGACCTAGCAACAACAaaacattaaaaagaaaaaacagcaAAGTAGTAGCTAACCTCATTTGGTACCACATCCCAAAGTCCGTCACTAGCCAGCACAAGGAGTTCAAATTCATCATCGATCTCTTGCTCCTGATAACAAAATATAGAGTGTGAACTTCTGTGCCACTTGCTACCCGAGAAATCTACTCCAGGTAGTATTTATACAAGCACTATTTTACCAAATCATGTAAGTTAAGGACCCTTAGTATAGCTCGGCTGCTATTAATGTGCAGAAATCCAACTCCCCGAGTTTACGTGATGCACATAATGAATAAGATAAAAAGGCCATGTTACACACTAAGAAAGGGGAAGTTTTGCGACTAACTCATTTCAGTAAATGAGCTTACTTAGTACCTGGGATATCCTTGCTTGCAAGACAACACTAAGGTTTTCATACAACTTTAATTTCTAAATCAAGCATAATTGATACCAAATGGTTACGAACTGGATAGGCTTGAGGCCTCCACATACCTGGATCTCAGGCTCCGCCACAACAAACTGCTTAAGTAAACGATTGCCGAAAGCACGGGACATTGCCAACACGCCTCCTACCCTCCAAGTACCTGAACTACCGCAGTTGAAGATCCGAAAACAAATCTATTAGCTTGAGATACCTAAGAGGGTAAGCAATCACTTGTTCTTATGAGAAAACTCAAGGAACCTTTCAAACAGAATAACTAATTGTGTCAATGTACTACTACACTTGCCTGCCCACATAACCACTCCTCCAGCGTTCTCAATTCTCTTCCGCTCATCACTTCGATTTGGCTTATGATCTTCTGAAAGAGCTACAGCTGTGAACACAACGAGATATGTAGAGTTTCAGTTTCAAAAAACATCAGTTCTTTATTAATACTTTGGCTGATTGCAGCAACCACAAACTATTTCAGAGTTGTCATAGAAACCAGTAAGGAAAGAGCAAAAACCCCACAAGTTTGGAATACCACATAAAGGGAGAATATTTGGTGGTAACGTAAGctagaaagaaaaatatttttgaaggCGCCCTTTAGAGAAATAAATATGTATGCAGATGTGGGATAGAACTGCggcgttcatttttttttttaaagcacaACCATAACCTGTGGTACAAAAAGTTgtgttctctctctctttttggtCCAGTCATAGCTAAAAGGCAACATATAATCTTTCACATCAAATCAAGGTTGTGCGCAAGAGTGCATGCATGGTTACTCTGAATCCAAAAATAGAATTcataaatttgaatttaaatgtaaAAATAGGTGCTGCTAGATACTAGCAATCCACAAATGAAGTACTATTCATAAAAAGTTGCCATCGCCATGAAGAATGAGGAGGGAATGGATAGTAGTGTGGGAAACCTAAAACAATGGAATGGTCATGCATTCACCAAGTCTCTTGGTTGTGACTGCAGTGGTCCGACTCTACGCATGTGAACCTATCCAAACAATGTTATTTTCAATTGACAAACTATTCAAGACTAAATAGTAGTCACTCAGAAAGCACGGACAAACTGCAAAGATAAAACAACAACGCTACCTTTGCCAGCCTTTGATATTACTGCTCGAGAGTCCCCGACATTTGCTACATACAGACGAGTACCAACCAAAACTGCTGCTGAAGCAGTTGAACCATCGTCCCGATACGTATTGCTTTCAGAATCCAAGAAATCCATATCAGTTCTTTGATACGTTTCACCTGCAGTTTGCACAATTGTTTAGCAAAAATGCAAACAAATGAATTTTGATAACAAGAAAGCCCGGTGCAGGACGCACACTCTATATGAGCAAAACAGAACAATTGTGTCACAACGATACCGTACGAGTATTGGTACAGGTATTGTTACAGGTTCTTTGACATGGCCAAAGAAAAAACTAGGAAGCATGGACACGGCATCCACTAAGTTAACTGTATATAATTATAACTATGCATGAGTTATATTTTGATCGGAAGGCACCAACTATAATTGAAGAAAAGAACAcctatgtttcttcttcttcttcttctctttcacccTTTCTTCCTCAACTATTTCATGCTTTACAGAACTAAGTGGCACAAATGTTAAACTTTTAACGGCTAGCAACCTGCCTTGTCCGGTCCATTTTATCATAAATCACGTACCAACTTCATCACAAACTATAGAGGTATTAAAAATTTGATAGCAGGCATTGCAGACATTTTATCACGCTAAAAAATGCAACATACTTATTGCCAGTTTGGTGTCCTTCATAAACTGGGGGTGCTTCACAATGTTCTCGAATAAGTGTTCCCTTAAAAACTCTGAGGCACGTGAACCACCATGACCTGTCATGACGTAGTATAATAAGTATAATAATAAACACTGAAAATTTGAACCGAAAACTACTAAAATACAAGCTGAGTAAATTTTATATGGTCGCGGTCCTATGACTGGGATACTTGGACAGCTTCATGACATGCAAAGCTCGAGATCTCATAACGCCTAGCTCTAAGACCCATGTGGAACCTCTAGGTAGACCATTACTGATCCAACCTCGAGATACATAAAGCTCGAGATCTCATAACGCCTAGCTCTAAGACCCATGTGGAACCTCTAGGTAGACCATTACTGACCCATGTGGAACCTCTAGGTAGGTCCATTACTGATCCAACCTCGAGATACATAAATCTGTGGACtgcttatcacatgtcttttcaCAGCGGTAAAAAAAAGGACAAGGAAAAGATTTGGTCTCTTATAAAGTAGACAGTTATGTTCATGCGAGGCTGGTCTACACGATCTCCTAACTGACACCAGAAAATGATGGTTACCCGAACCCAACATAGGTCCGAATATCCCAAAAATTCATTTACTAACACTACCATATTTATCAATTAGTATCGATATCAAAGATGGATTGTGATCTAACCATCAAATATTCCAAAAAGACAGACTGGTTTTCCATCAATAGTGGACATCTTAACGTCAAAGCAGTCTTCCATGCTAGCCCTCTTTCCCCTAAAACTCGAATAGCCACAGCTCAGCCTTCCATCTTCACTGTCCACCAAACAAAATTTCAACTTATAAAGTTAGCAAAGGCTTCGATATGAAAAATCGTATCAACTTCACCCCACGGCTCATAGCATGAATAGAATAGATGTCTCGAGCACACATAACACACCCTTACCGTCAAAAAATTATCACATACAATCAGATGCAGATGTAGGCATAACCAATTAATTTAAACCTGCTGCAAAACAAAATAGACTCTCAAGCTAATGTTTCACCGTGTTCCAAGCTTGCTCTCTTACCCCTAAACCTCG comes from Papaver somniferum cultivar HN1 chromosome 7, ASM357369v1, whole genome shotgun sequence and encodes:
- the LOC113298964 gene encoding probable protein phosphatase 2C 76; this translates as MLCKASLRNLIIRAGYIENFGKQGPIHFKDFGKGLNEKFGASSSSSYQLNRKFRSFMNMMVDNSSSTQPGSAVKVLPRKENVTEGGYATGGWKSEDGRLSCGYSSFRGKRASMEDCFDVKMSTIDGKPVCLFGIFDGHGGSRASEFLREHLFENIVKHPQFMKDTKLAISETYQRTDMDFLDSESNTYRDDGSTASAAVLVGTRLYVANVGDSRAVISKAGKAVALSEDHKPNRSDERKRIENAGGVVMWAGTWRVGGVLAMSRAFGNRLLKQFVVAEPEIQEQEIDDEFELLVLASDGLWDVVPNEDAVSLARTEEEPEAAALKLAETAFSRGSADNITCIVVKFHHGQAKTDSAQG